A region from the Salidesulfovibrio onnuriiensis genome encodes:
- a CDS encoding selenium metabolism-associated LysR family transcriptional regulator, translating into MDIRKLEAFCKVYELRSFSKAGKELFLSQPTISSHISFLEDELDVLLFDRLGRRIVPTQAAEILYTSASRVFENLERVQTEILLLRDKVIGDLNVGGSTIPANHMMPRLMAAFCQMHPDVRFSLTVGDSAQVLNKVYNGDLIMGLVGRKPDLPGLASSLILQDDMVVVAPVQFNNHLNGFKGPWKIADLEQLPWVMREKGSGTRKAFEEAVQGKLSLQELNVRAWVDSTSAALECVLAGVGVSTTSRFVAQPYIDRGQLVVLDVQDLVWKREFYLTYHSERDLFPAVRAFLNFCERRAGDIFLNGTGS; encoded by the coding sequence ATGGATATCAGAAAGCTCGAAGCGTTTTGTAAGGTCTATGAATTGCGCAGTTTCTCCAAGGCAGGCAAGGAACTGTTTCTTTCCCAGCCCACCATCAGCTCGCATATTTCCTTTCTGGAAGACGAACTGGACGTTCTGCTCTTCGATCGTCTGGGGCGGCGCATCGTTCCGACCCAGGCCGCTGAGATCCTCTACACCAGTGCCAGCAGGGTCTTCGAGAACCTGGAGCGGGTGCAGACCGAAATCCTGCTGCTGCGGGACAAGGTCATCGGCGATCTGAACGTGGGCGGCAGCACCATCCCCGCCAACCACATGATGCCCCGGCTTATGGCCGCCTTTTGCCAGATGCACCCGGACGTTCGCTTTTCCCTGACTGTGGGCGACTCTGCCCAGGTGCTGAACAAGGTCTACAACGGCGACCTGATCATGGGGCTGGTGGGTCGCAAGCCCGACCTGCCGGGTCTTGCTTCCTCCCTGATTCTCCAGGACGACATGGTGGTGGTTGCCCCCGTGCAGTTCAACAACCATCTCAACGGGTTCAAGGGGCCGTGGAAAATCGCGGACCTCGAGCAGCTGCCCTGGGTCATGCGCGAAAAGGGCTCCGGCACCCGCAAGGCCTTCGAGGAGGCCGTGCAGGGCAAGCTTTCGCTGCAGGAGCTCAATGTCCGCGCCTGGGTGGACAGCACCAGCGCGGCCCTGGAATGTGTCCTGGCCGGGGTGGGGGTCTCCACCACCTCCAGGTTCGTTGCCCAGCCCTATATCGACCGGGGCCAGCTGGTCGTCCTGGACGTCCAGGACCTGGTCTGGAAGCGGGAATTCTACCTGACCTATCATTCCGAGCGGGATCTCTTCCCTGCAGTGCGCGCCTTCCTGAATTTCTGCGAACGCCGCGCGGGCGACATTTTCCTGAACGGAACCGGATCGTGA
- the map gene encoding type I methionyl aminopeptidase — protein MKKFRGVFLKNEKEIGLMREANRIVATILDELGEHVRPGVPTMEFEKICRARCDEYGVRPAFLGYQGFPYALCCSVNDEIVHGFPSETRFLAEGDIVSFDMGVVYEGFFGDSARTYAVGKVSQEAQKLMDVTREALYQGIAEATPGNNLYDISAAIQEYVEGFGFGIVRRFVGHGIGARLHEKPEIPNFVPRGMPGVPLKAGMVLAIEPMVTLGSHEVEVLEDKWTAVTKDRKLSAHFEHTIAVTSNGPVILSLSE, from the coding sequence TTGAAAAAGTTCAGAGGAGTATTCCTCAAGAATGAAAAAGAGATTGGCCTCATGCGTGAGGCCAATCGAATTGTAGCAACAATTCTCGATGAACTGGGCGAACACGTCCGACCGGGCGTGCCCACCATGGAATTCGAGAAAATTTGCCGAGCCCGGTGCGACGAGTACGGGGTCCGGCCTGCATTTTTGGGGTACCAGGGCTTTCCCTACGCCTTGTGTTGCTCCGTGAATGATGAAATAGTACATGGCTTTCCCTCGGAGACGCGCTTCCTCGCCGAAGGGGATATTGTCAGTTTTGACATGGGAGTCGTGTACGAAGGATTCTTTGGTGACTCCGCAAGGACCTACGCCGTTGGCAAGGTCTCGCAAGAGGCCCAGAAACTCATGGATGTAACCCGTGAGGCGTTGTACCAGGGAATCGCTGAAGCCACACCCGGAAACAACCTGTACGATATTTCCGCGGCAATTCAGGAATACGTAGAGGGATTCGGCTTCGGCATTGTCCGGCGGTTCGTCGGACACGGCATTGGCGCCCGGCTTCATGAAAAGCCGGAGATACCGAACTTCGTTCCCAGGGGCATGCCCGGGGTGCCGCTCAAGGCGGGGATGGTTCTGGCCATCGAACCCATGGTCACCCTCGGGAGTCACGAAGTGGAAGTCCTGGAGGACAAGTGGACTGCGGTGACCAAGGACAGGAAACTGTCCGCTCATTTCGAGCACACCATTGCGGTCACGTCCAATGGACCGGTAATACTCAGTTTGTCCGAGTAG
- the rpsK gene encoding 30S ribosomal protein S11, with amino-acid sequence MARPRRTKKKEKKNIPVGVAHIQATFNNTIITFTDPKGNVVSWASAGAAFKGSRKSTPFAAQIAAENAARTAQDHGMRTVGIVVKGPGSGREAAMRAISAAGFKVTFIRDVTPIPHNGCRPPKRRRV; translated from the coding sequence ATGGCTAGACCCCGCCGTACTAAGAAGAAAGAGAAAAAGAACATTCCTGTTGGCGTCGCCCACATCCAGGCCACGTTCAACAATACCATTATCACTTTCACCGATCCGAAAGGGAACGTTGTGAGCTGGGCAAGTGCCGGTGCAGCCTTCAAGGGCTCCCGCAAGTCCACTCCGTTCGCAGCCCAGATCGCCGCTGAAAACGCTGCCCGTACCGCTCAGGACCACGGCATGCGCACTGTCGGCATCGTGGTGAAAGGCCCCGGTTCCGGCCGTGAAGCCGCCATGCGTGCCATCAGCGCCGCCGGTTTCAAGGTAACCTTCATTCGTGACGTGACCCCGATCCCGCACAACGGTTGCCGTCCGCCGAAACGCCGCAGGGTTTAA
- the pyk gene encoding pyruvate kinase codes for MKTKIIATLGPASSGLETMRGLAKAGVRIFRLNFSHGSADSFTEVMDNVRSLEKELGLTLTAMADLSGPKIRIGDLYKSPAHIIRGDRLVLGPEADRMEHEGGRLYLPFEDTAILKDLAKGDTVLLSDGMVELTVTSVLKPCAVELKAHNNGLITSHKGIAFPGKFFSIPALTEKDRVDLEGALKLGVDAAAMSFVQTKQDIVDLRRAMEECGRVVPIIAKMEQKAAYDNLETILDVADGLMVARGDLGVQCPLPDLPIMQKQIIDACRRRDKPVIVATQMLISMVDNPAPTRPETTDVANAILDGADVVMLSEETAIGKHPVEAVAYMARIADKAEGYGLQRSGGPLSPGGKPDPERTLAYCACLLAEQTRSAALICHTRSGTTAQRVSGRRPVAPIHALTPRAMSRHLLNFSWGVIPHHVDRDQPSHLARCQHFVEQWSGIQPGQSVVITAGQKTPGREDLHTNEVKVYYKG; via the coding sequence ATGAAGACCAAAATCATTGCCACTCTCGGACCGGCCTCCAGCGGACTGGAGACCATGCGCGGCCTGGCCAAGGCGGGTGTGCGCATTTTCCGCCTCAATTTTTCCCACGGTTCAGCGGATTCCTTCACCGAAGTCATGGACAACGTCCGCAGCCTGGAAAAGGAACTGGGACTCACGCTCACGGCCATGGCCGACCTGAGCGGCCCGAAGATCCGCATCGGCGACCTGTACAAGTCTCCGGCCCATATCATCCGGGGCGACCGGCTGGTGCTCGGCCCCGAGGCCGACCGCATGGAGCACGAGGGCGGGCGGCTCTACCTGCCGTTCGAGGATACGGCCATCCTGAAGGATCTCGCCAAGGGCGACACCGTGCTCCTGAGCGACGGCATGGTGGAACTGACCGTCACCAGCGTGCTCAAGCCCTGCGCCGTGGAGCTCAAGGCCCACAACAACGGGCTGATCACCTCCCACAAGGGCATCGCCTTTCCCGGCAAGTTTTTCTCCATCCCGGCCCTGACCGAAAAGGACCGCGTGGACCTGGAGGGAGCGCTCAAGCTGGGCGTGGACGCGGCCGCCATGTCCTTTGTGCAGACCAAGCAGGATATCGTGGACTTGCGGCGGGCCATGGAGGAGTGCGGCCGGGTGGTGCCCATTATCGCCAAGATGGAGCAGAAGGCCGCCTACGACAACCTGGAAACCATCCTGGACGTGGCGGACGGGCTCATGGTGGCCCGGGGCGACCTGGGCGTGCAATGCCCGCTGCCGGACCTGCCCATCATGCAGAAGCAGATCATCGATGCCTGCCGCCGCAGGGACAAGCCCGTGATCGTGGCCACCCAGATGCTCATTTCCATGGTGGACAACCCCGCGCCCACGCGGCCCGAGACCACGGATGTGGCCAATGCCATCCTGGACGGGGCCGACGTTGTCATGCTTTCCGAGGAGACCGCCATTGGCAAGCATCCGGTGGAGGCCGTGGCCTACATGGCGCGTATTGCGGACAAGGCCGAAGGGTACGGGCTGCAGCGAAGCGGGGGACCGCTTTCGCCGGGCGGCAAGCCCGATCCCGAGCGGACCCTGGCCTATTGCGCCTGCCTGCTGGCCGAGCAGACCCGGTCAGCCGCGCTTATCTGCCACACCCGTTCCGGCACCACGGCCCAGCGCGTGAGCGGGCGGCGGCCGGTTGCGCCCATCCATGCCCTGACTCCACGCGCCATGTCGCGGCATCTGCTCAATTTCAGCTGGGGCGTGATCCCGCACCATGTGGACCGCGACCAGCCCAGCCATCTGGCCCGGTGCCAGCATTTCGTGGAGCAATGGTCCGGCATCCAGCCCGGCCAGAGCGTGGTTATTACCGCAGGGCAGAAAACGCCCGGCAGGGAGGATCTGCATACCAATGAGGTCAAGGTCTATTACAAAGGATAG
- the rplQ gene encoding 50S ribosomal protein L17 — MRHRKSGRKLNRSASHRKAMFRNMAKALLTYESIRTTEAKAKELRKIVDRLITMALKNDLHARRQAYKILGSHQMVQRLFDEIGPRFEGGTGGYTRIIKLSSPRKGDAAPMVIIELTKLAGEAKAEEPKAEEAKPAKKAAPKKEAKAEEKAEKPAKKAAPKKAAAKKDEGEEKPAEESAEKSEE, encoded by the coding sequence ATGAGGCATAGGAAGTCTGGAAGAAAGCTCAACCGGAGTGCGTCTCACCGTAAGGCCATGTTCAGGAATATGGCCAAGGCACTGCTGACCTACGAATCCATCCGTACCACTGAAGCCAAGGCTAAAGAACTGCGGAAGATCGTTGACCGCCTGATCACCATGGCCCTCAAGAACGACCTGCACGCCCGTCGTCAGGCTTACAAGATTCTTGGCAGCCACCAGATGGTCCAGCGTCTGTTCGATGAAATCGGTCCCCGCTTTGAAGGCGGAACCGGCGGATACACCCGCATCATCAAGCTGTCCAGCCCCCGCAAGGGCGACGCAGCTCCCATGGTGATCATCGAGCTGACCAAGCTTGCCGGTGAAGCCAAGGCTGAAGAGCCCAAGGCCGAGGAAGCAAAGCCCGCCAAGAAGGCAGCCCCCAAGAAGGAAGCCAAGGCTGAGGAAAAGGCTGAAAAGCCCGCCAAGAAAGCCGCTCCCAAGAAGGCAGCCGCCAAAAAGGATGAAGGCGAGGAAAAGCCCGCCGAGGAATCCGCTGAAAAGTCTGAAGAATAA
- a CDS encoding menaquinone biosynthetic enzyme MqnA/MqnD family protein, protein MIRLGKIGYLNVLPIYHPLENGLVENDFDIVSGPPSHLNRLMDEGSLQVSASSSIEYARHPEKYYLVPDIAIGSRGPVQSVLLLSRIPARRLDGRTVLVSSQTHTSAALLKVLMQQHWGVYSNFITGDATAVLDRGERPDAILCIGDEALELRRHKDYPVRVDLGEEWRNQTGLPFIFGVWIVQRDAWARNREGVENACRTLLTAKQWGVDNIKAMCTLAAESSHMNSEEMCSYFDGLVYDLGPAEQIGMKYFYTQLAKTGLIKKVPELEFLPDFTL, encoded by the coding sequence GTGATCCGGCTCGGCAAAATCGGCTACCTCAACGTGCTGCCCATCTACCACCCGCTGGAAAACGGGCTGGTGGAAAACGACTTCGACATCGTCTCCGGGCCGCCCTCGCACCTGAACCGGCTCATGGACGAGGGGTCGCTCCAGGTTTCGGCCAGCTCCAGCATCGAATACGCCCGGCACCCGGAAAAGTACTACCTTGTCCCGGATATCGCCATCGGCAGCCGCGGCCCGGTGCAGAGCGTGCTGCTGCTCTCGCGCATTCCGGCGCGCAGGCTCGACGGACGCACCGTGCTCGTCAGCTCCCAGACCCATACCTCGGCCGCGCTGCTCAAGGTGCTCATGCAGCAGCACTGGGGCGTGTATTCCAACTTCATCACCGGAGACGCCACGGCGGTGCTGGACCGGGGAGAACGGCCCGACGCCATCCTGTGCATCGGCGACGAGGCGCTGGAACTGCGCAGGCACAAGGACTACCCCGTGCGCGTGGATCTGGGCGAGGAATGGCGCAACCAGACCGGCCTGCCCTTCATTTTCGGCGTCTGGATCGTCCAGCGCGACGCCTGGGCCCGGAACAGGGAAGGCGTGGAAAACGCGTGCAGGACGCTGCTGACGGCCAAACAGTGGGGCGTGGACAACATCAAGGCCATGTGCACCCTGGCAGCCGAATCCAGCCACATGAACAGCGAGGAGATGTGCTCCTACTTCGACGGCCTGGTCTACGACCTGGGCCCGGCCGAACAGATCGGCATGAAATACTTCTACACCCAGCTCGCCAAGACCGGCCTCATCAAGAAGGTTCCCGAGCTGGAATTTCTTCCGGATTTCACTCTTTAA
- the rpsM gene encoding 30S ribosomal protein S13, with protein MARIAGVDLPRNKRIDIALTYIYGVGPTSALEILSKVNVDWQKSSDDLTNEEVNAIRNELEQSYKVEGDLRREVITNIKRLMDIGCYRGLRHRRGLPCHGQRTHTNARTRKGPRRSVVGGKKKK; from the coding sequence GTGGCACGTATTGCTGGTGTAGATCTGCCGAGAAACAAGCGCATCGACATTGCGCTGACGTATATTTATGGTGTCGGCCCCACCTCGGCCCTGGAAATCCTGTCCAAAGTCAATGTGGATTGGCAGAAAAGCTCCGACGACCTCACCAACGAGGAAGTCAACGCCATCCGTAATGAATTGGAACAGAGCTACAAGGTTGAGGGTGACCTCCGCCGCGAAGTGATCACCAACATCAAGCGTTTGATGGACATCGGCTGCTACCGCGGCCTGCGCCATCGTCGTGGTCTTCCCTGCCATGGTCAGCGGACCCACACCAACGCACGTACCCGCAAGGGCCCGCGTCGTTCGGTTGTCGGCGGCAAGAAGAAAAAATAG
- the mqnC gene encoding cyclic dehypoxanthinyl futalosine synthase encodes MSLENIFEKVLAGERIGFDEADALYKDAGFHELGWLAHQVRLRKHPEPIVTYVSDRNINYSNICVCGCKFCAFYRAPDQEGGYVHTFEEIGQKIQETLDLGGTQILMQGGHHPDLPLTWYEEMLRYIKANYKVHVHAFSPPEIVFFSELEGIGTTEVIERLHKAGLDSIPGGGAEILVDEVRSQVSPRKCPAGQWLGVMEEAHQLGLRTTATMMFGHLETPEQRLQHLFNVRESQDRTGGFTAFIPWTFQPDHTALPHCRKLTSVEYLRTLALSRIVLDNVDNIQVSWVTMGPGIAQLGLHFGGNDFGSTMIEENVVKAAGVAFRLSREEIHRLVEDAGFTPRQRTMDYTLLENRQ; translated from the coding sequence ATGAGTTTGGAAAATATATTTGAAAAAGTATTGGCTGGAGAACGTATCGGTTTCGATGAGGCCGATGCGCTCTACAAGGATGCGGGCTTTCACGAACTGGGATGGCTGGCGCACCAGGTGCGGCTCCGGAAGCATCCCGAGCCCATCGTCACCTACGTCTCGGACCGCAACATCAACTACTCCAACATCTGCGTGTGCGGCTGCAAGTTCTGCGCGTTCTACCGCGCGCCGGACCAGGAAGGCGGCTACGTGCACACCTTCGAGGAGATCGGGCAGAAGATCCAGGAGACACTGGACCTGGGCGGCACCCAGATCCTCATGCAGGGCGGGCATCACCCGGACCTGCCGCTCACCTGGTACGAGGAGATGCTCCGGTACATCAAGGCCAACTACAAGGTGCACGTGCACGCCTTTTCCCCGCCCGAGATCGTCTTCTTCAGCGAGCTGGAAGGCATCGGCACCACCGAGGTGATCGAGCGGCTGCACAAGGCCGGGCTCGACTCCATCCCGGGCGGCGGCGCGGAAATCCTGGTGGACGAGGTCCGCTCCCAGGTCTCCCCGCGCAAATGCCCCGCGGGCCAGTGGCTCGGCGTCATGGAGGAGGCACACCAGCTGGGCCTGCGCACCACGGCCACCATGATGTTCGGCCATCTGGAGACTCCCGAGCAGCGGCTGCAACACCTGTTCAACGTGCGCGAGTCCCAGGACCGCACCGGCGGGTTCACGGCCTTCATCCCCTGGACCTTCCAGCCCGACCACACGGCCCTGCCCCACTGCCGCAAGCTCACCAGCGTGGAATACCTGCGCACCCTGGCCCTTTCGCGCATCGTGCTCGACAACGTGGACAACATCCAGGTTTCCTGGGTGACCATGGGCCCGGGCATCGCCCAGCTCGGCCTGCATTTCGGGGGCAACGACTTCGGCTCCACCATGATCGAGGAGAACGTGGTCAAGGCCGCCGGCGTGGCCTTCCGGCTCTCGCGCGAGGAAATCCACCGGCTGGTGGAGGACGCTGGGTTCACGCCCAGGCAGCGCACCATGGACTATACACTGCTGGAGAACAGACAGTGA
- the rpsD gene encoding 30S ribosomal protein S4: MARYTKAKCKLCRREGQKLFLKGDRCYTDKCAYEKRPYAPGPSGRMRRKMSDYAIQLREKQKVRRMYGVLEGQFRLYYHRADGMKGVTGHNLLFLLERRLDNVIYRLGFANSRDQARQLVRHGIFVMNGRRVNIPSMQVKPGDVIEVREESRKIPVITEAQEVIARRGCPEWLESDGANFKGMVKALPRREDIQFPINEQLIVELYSK, translated from the coding sequence GTGGCAAGATATACTAAAGCCAAGTGCAAACTGTGCCGCCGCGAGGGTCAGAAACTGTTCCTCAAGGGCGATCGCTGTTACACCGACAAGTGCGCCTACGAAAAGCGTCCTTACGCTCCTGGCCCGTCCGGTCGTATGCGCCGCAAGATGAGCGACTACGCCATCCAGCTTCGTGAAAAGCAGAAGGTCCGCCGCATGTACGGCGTGCTGGAAGGCCAGTTCCGCCTGTACTACCATCGTGCCGACGGCATGAAGGGCGTGACCGGTCACAACCTGCTGTTCCTGCTCGAGCGCCGCCTCGACAACGTGATCTACCGTCTTGGTTTCGCGAACTCCCGCGACCAGGCTCGCCAGCTGGTGCGCCACGGTATCTTCGTCATGAACGGCCGCCGCGTGAACATTCCGTCCATGCAGGTCAAGCCCGGCGATGTCATCGAGGTTCGTGAGGAAAGCAGGAAGATTCCCGTGATCACCGAAGCCCAGGAAGTCATTGCTCGCCGCGGTTGCCCCGAGTGGCTCGAATCCGACGGTGCCAACTTCAAGGGCATGGTCAAGGCCCTGCCCCGTCGGGAAGACATTCAGTTCCCGATCAACGAGCAGCTCATCGTCGAATTGTATTCAAAATAG
- a CDS encoding DNA-directed RNA polymerase subunit alpha, translating to MLIQNGDKLINTRNWSELVKPEKLVRDAKSSGTYAKFVCEPLERGYGTTIGNAMRRILLSSLQGCAIVAARIEGVQHEFTTMEGVLEDMTEVVLNLKSIRLAMTTDAPQKIVLEADKKGPVTAAMIKENQNVTVLNPEQHIATLTEDRPLKMELEVRMGKGYLPADMHEGLADEIGLIPLDASFAPIVKVAYNIEQARVGQMTNYDKLLLEVWTDGSVTPEDACAYSAKILKDQLSVFINFDEMTSETHESEEDNIDLNPNLFKSIDELELSVRATNCLKAANIQLVGELVQRTEAQMLKTKNFGRKSLDEIRRVLDGMQLKFGMSLEDFDKKYQEWLKRKEKNEA from the coding sequence ATGCTTATTCAGAACGGCGACAAGCTTATCAACACACGCAACTGGTCCGAACTCGTCAAGCCCGAGAAACTCGTTCGCGACGCAAAGTCCTCCGGGACGTATGCGAAGTTCGTGTGCGAGCCTCTGGAGCGCGGGTATGGAACGACCATCGGCAACGCCATGCGTCGTATCCTGCTCTCCTCCCTGCAGGGCTGTGCCATCGTGGCCGCCCGCATCGAAGGGGTTCAGCACGAGTTCACGACCATGGAAGGTGTGCTGGAAGACATGACCGAGGTTGTCCTCAATCTCAAATCCATCCGGCTGGCCATGACCACTGACGCGCCCCAGAAAATCGTTCTCGAGGCCGACAAGAAGGGTCCGGTCACCGCCGCGATGATCAAGGAAAACCAGAACGTCACGGTTCTGAATCCCGAGCAGCACATCGCAACCCTGACCGAGGACCGGCCCCTGAAGATGGAGCTGGAAGTCCGCATGGGCAAGGGCTACCTGCCCGCCGACATGCACGAGGGCCTCGCCGACGAGATCGGCCTGATCCCCCTGGACGCCAGCTTCGCACCCATCGTCAAGGTCGCCTACAACATCGAGCAGGCTCGTGTTGGCCAGATGACCAACTACGACAAGCTCCTCCTCGAAGTCTGGACTGACGGTTCCGTCACTCCGGAGGACGCGTGTGCATACAGCGCCAAGATCCTCAAGGACCAGCTCTCCGTCTTCATCAACTTTGATGAAATGACCTCCGAGACCCACGAGAGCGAAGAAGACAACATCGATCTCAACCCGAACCTGTTCAAGAGCATCGATGAGCTCGAACTTTCCGTTCGCGCAACCAACTGCCTCAAGGCCGCCAACATTCAGCTGGTTGGCGAGCTGGTGCAGCGCACCGAGGCTCAGATGCTCAAGACCAAGAACTTCGGCCGCAAGTCCCTGGACGAAATCCGCCGTGTTCTGGATGGAATGCAGCTCAAGTTCGGTATGTCCCTTGAGGACTTTGATAAAAAATATCAGGAATGGCTGAAGAGGAAAGAGAAAAATGAGGCATAG
- the rpmJ gene encoding 50S ribosomal protein L36, which produces MKVRPSVKKMCSKCKIIRRGGVLRVICENPRHKQRQG; this is translated from the coding sequence ATGAAAGTCAGGCCTTCTGTTAAGAAAATGTGTTCTAAGTGCAAAATTATTAGGCGCGGCGGCGTCCTGCGGGTGATCTGCGAGAACCCCAGGCACAAGCAGCGTCAAGGATAA
- the mqnE gene encoding aminofutalosine synthase MqnE, whose product MIEKFISSDYFENMGLGTVRDKVLDGERLGIEDGMRLFECDDPLAVGALAHQARIRMNGCKAFYVINQHINYTNVCVNACSFCAYQRENDGQQGAFVLGRDDMLAKIDGAGMAPREIHIVGGCHPKLGLAYFEDMLSSIRERLPEAVLKCFTAVEIAHFAKLEGIPTTQVLARLKAAGLNMLPGGGAEIFAPAVRTRICARKSDADEWLRVHGEAHALGLKTNCTMLFGHIESHADRLDHLDRLRRQQDETGGFTCFIPLPFLTENSKLAIDNPLTGLEQLRTIAVSRLMLDNIPHIKAYWVMLGVKVAQAALKFGADDFDGTVVEEKIGHEAGADSAQAMTRAELEGMITGCGFTPVERDSYFNEI is encoded by the coding sequence ATGATCGAAAAATTCATCTCATCCGACTATTTTGAAAACATGGGACTGGGAACCGTGCGCGACAAGGTCCTGGACGGGGAGCGGCTCGGCATCGAGGACGGCATGCGCCTGTTCGAATGCGACGATCCCCTGGCCGTGGGCGCGCTGGCCCATCAGGCGCGCATCCGCATGAACGGCTGCAAGGCCTTCTACGTCATCAACCAGCACATCAACTACACCAACGTCTGCGTCAACGCCTGCTCCTTCTGCGCCTACCAGCGGGAAAACGACGGGCAGCAGGGAGCCTTCGTGCTCGGCAGGGACGACATGCTGGCCAAGATCGACGGAGCGGGCATGGCCCCGCGCGAGATCCACATCGTGGGCGGCTGCCACCCGAAGCTGGGGCTGGCCTATTTCGAGGACATGCTCTCCTCCATCCGCGAGCGTCTGCCCGAGGCCGTGCTCAAATGTTTCACGGCCGTGGAGATCGCCCACTTCGCCAAGCTGGAAGGCATCCCCACCACCCAGGTGCTCGCCCGGCTCAAGGCCGCCGGCCTGAACATGCTGCCCGGCGGCGGGGCCGAGATCTTCGCCCCGGCGGTCCGCACCCGGATCTGCGCCCGCAAGAGCGATGCCGACGAATGGCTGCGCGTGCACGGCGAGGCGCACGCCCTGGGGCTCAAGACCAACTGCACCATGCTCTTCGGGCACATCGAGTCCCATGCGGACCGACTGGACCATCTGGACCGGCTGCGCCGCCAGCAGGACGAGACCGGTGGATTCACCTGTTTCATCCCCCTGCCCTTCCTGACCGAAAACAGCAAGCTGGCCATCGACAACCCGCTCACCGGCCTGGAGCAGCTGCGCACCATCGCCGTGAGCCGTCTCATGCTCGACAACATCCCGCACATCAAGGCCTACTGGGTCATGCTCGGGGTCAAGGTTGCCCAGGCCGCACTCAAGTTCGGCGCCGACGACTTCGACGGCACCGTGGTCGAGGAAAAGATCGGCCACGAGGCGGGCGCGGATTCGGCACAGGCCATGACCCGCGCCGAGCTGGAAGGCATGATCACCGGCTGCGGGTTCACCCCCGTGGAGCGCGATTCGTATTTCAATGAAATTTAG